In one window of Methanolobus mangrovi DNA:
- a CDS encoding adenosylhomocysteinase, whose protein sequence is MSDTEMIESGNMKIDWVLNHMPVLNIIREQFEKDKPLAGHRVGMALHVEAKTAALVETLAIGGAEVAIAGCNPLSTQDDVSLALHQKNNIQCFAKYDCCTEEYYEAIDKVLDFKPDITIDDGADLIFKLHTERTDLLPMILGGCEETTTGIHRLKSMERDGALKMPVIAVNDAMTKFLFDNRYGTGQSAWDGIMRTTNLLVAGKNVVIGGYGWCGKGAAMRASGLGANVIVTEIDPIRALEARMDGNQVMPMREAAKIGDIFLTTTGNKDILKREDFEVIKDGAILANAGHFNVEINLEDLKSMASSVKTVRNNIKEYTLKDRRVFVLADGRLVNLAAGDGHPAEVMDMSFANQALCVRYIAENKLANGVHPVPLELDIGVAEMKLKSMGISIDKLSEEQTAYMDGWECGT, encoded by the coding sequence ATGAGCGATACTGAAATGATAGAATCCGGAAACATGAAGATTGACTGGGTTCTTAACCATATGCCTGTTCTCAATATAATCAGGGAACAGTTCGAAAAAGATAAACCACTTGCAGGTCACAGAGTTGGTATGGCCCTGCACGTAGAGGCCAAGACGGCCGCCCTGGTGGAAACATTGGCTATTGGCGGAGCAGAGGTAGCTATTGCAGGCTGCAATCCATTAAGCACACAAGATGACGTTTCTCTTGCACTTCACCAGAAGAATAACATCCAGTGCTTTGCAAAGTATGACTGCTGCACCGAGGAATACTATGAAGCCATTGACAAGGTCCTCGACTTCAAACCTGACATCACCATAGATGATGGAGCAGACCTCATTTTCAAGCTTCACACAGAACGCACTGATCTTTTACCAATGATCCTTGGTGGCTGTGAGGAAACAACAACAGGCATTCACAGGCTCAAATCCATGGAACGCGATGGTGCATTGAAAATGCCAGTCATTGCTGTAAACGATGCAATGACAAAGTTCCTATTCGACAACCGCTACGGTACCGGACAGTCAGCATGGGACGGTATAATGAGAACAACCAACCTCCTTGTAGCTGGTAAGAACGTTGTCATTGGCGGATACGGCTGGTGTGGTAAAGGTGCTGCAATGCGCGCAAGCGGACTTGGTGCAAATGTCATTGTCACCGAGATAGACCCGATAAGGGCACTTGAAGCACGTATGGATGGAAATCAGGTCATGCCAATGAGAGAGGCTGCAAAGATAGGAGACATATTCCTCACAACCACAGGTAACAAGGATATACTGAAAAGAGAAGACTTTGAGGTTATCAAAGACGGAGCAATACTTGCAAATGCAGGCCACTTCAACGTAGAGATCAACCTTGAAGACCTGAAATCCATGGCAAGCTCTGTAAAGACAGTCAGGAACAACATCAAAGAATACACCCTCAAAGACAGGCGTGTCTTTGTACTTGCAGACGGAAGGCTTGTGAACCTTGCCGCTGGTGACGGACATCCTGCAGAGGTAATGGATATGAGCTTTGCAAACCAGGCACTATGTGTAAGGTATATTGCAGAGAACAAGCTGGCAAACGGAGTTCATCCGGTACCCCTTGAATTGGATATAGGAGTTGCAGAGATGAAACTCAAATCCATGGGCATCAGCATTGATAAATTGTCAGAGGAACAAACAGCATATATGGATGGCTGGGAATGCGGGACGTAA
- a CDS encoding DNA-directed RNA polymerase subunit H: MRKFSLLDHQLIPKHEILSEDELKSVLKQYAIDKEQLPKIKVVDPVIQEVGAQVGEVVKITRNSQTAGEAFYYRLVIA, encoded by the coding sequence TTGAGAAAATTTAGCCTGCTTGACCACCAGTTAATCCCGAAACATGAGATTTTATCGGAAGATGAACTTAAATCTGTTTTAAAGCAATATGCTATTGATAAGGAGCAGCTGCCTAAAATAAAGGTTGTTGATCCGGTCATACAGGAAGTAGGGGCACAGGTTGGGGAAGTCGTTAAGATTACCCGTAACAGCCAGACTGCCGGCGAAGCATTTTACTATCGACTTGTTATCGCTTGA